DNA from Desulfonatronum sp. SC1:
CGCGCGGTTTCCCTTGGACGACCTGATTGCCGACCTGGCCGCCTATCCGCTGCAACCCCGACAAAAAATCACCATCGAGTACGTTATGCTGGGAGGGGTGAACGACGACCTGAGTCATGCCCGGGAACTGGTTCGGCTGCTGAACAAGGTCAAGGCCAAGGTCAACCTGATCCCCTTTCACCCTTCGCCGGAACTGCCTTATGCCGCCCCGGACATGAACCGGGTTCTGGCGTTCGAGAACCTCCTCAAAACCAAGGGGCTGCCCGCAACCTTGCGTAAAAGCAAGGGGCAAGATATTTCTGCCGCCTGTGGCCAGTTGCGGGCGGAGATGGCCGCTTTGGAATGACGGTTGAAAGAAGCTTTTTTTTCCCGGTTTTGCCGCGAAAGAGTGCGGCTTCAGCTGATCCCGTGTCTCTCTTTCTTCATTATTATTCGGAAAATTGCGGAGGAGTTTCCCCGTGAAACCTGATTTTGCGAAGTGCGACGGGCTTGTGCCGACCATCGTCCAGGACGTCGCGAGCCTGGAAGTTCTGATGTTGGCGTACATGAACGAGGAGGCCTGGGAGCAAACCCTGGCCACCGGCGAGGCCCATTTTTACAGTCGGTCCCGAAAGAAGTTGTGGCACAAGGGCGGGACGTCCGGGCACGTGCAGAAGGTCCGTTCCGTTCGGATCGACTGCGACGCGGACACGATCCTGCTTCTGGTGGAGCAGGTGGGCGGGGCGGCCTGTCACGAGGGCTATCGGACCTGCTTTTACCGGGCCAAGGAAGAAGGCGCGTGGACGACCTGCGCGCCGCTGATTTTCGATCCCAAGGAGGTTTATAAATAAATGACGACACCCAACGACCAACTCAAGCTGGGCATCCCCAAGGGTTCCCTGCAGGATGCCACCATCAGTCTGTTCGCCCGATCCGGGTGGAAAATTCATCTGCACTCCCGGAACTACTTTCCGGAGATCAACGATCCGGCCATCAATTGCAGCATCTGCCGGGCCCAGGAAATGGCCCGCTACGTGGAGGCCGGCACCCTGGACGCCGGATTGACCGGCAAGGACTGGGTCATGGAGTACGAGTCCGACGTGCACGTGGTTTCAGACCTGGTTTACTCCAAGGTCAGCTCCCGTCCCGCGCGCTGGATACTGGCCGTGGCCGGAGACTCGCCCTATCGCCGGCCCGAAGACCTGGCTGGGAAGAAAATTTCCACCGAACTGGTGAATTTTACCAAGCGCTACTTTCAGGGCGCGGGCATTCCGGTGGAAGTGGAATTTTCCTGGGGGGCTACCGAGGCCAAGGTCGTCGAGGGGTTGGCGGACGCCATCGTGGAGGTCACCGAGACCGGCTCGACCATCAAGGCCCACGGGCTGCGGATCATCGCCGAGATGATGCAAACCAACACCCAGCTCATCGCCAACAAGGTCGCCTGGGCAAATCCGGTCAAGCGGGCCAAGATCGAACAGATCGACATGCTGCTCAAGGGCGCGCTCCGGGCTGAGAAGCTGGTGGGCCTGAAGATGAACGTGCCCCAGGCCCGGGTGGACGACATCATGTCCGTGCTGCCCAGCCTGACCTCGCCCACCGTGGCCCATCTGCTGAACAGCGACTGGCTGTCCGTGGAAATCGTGGTCGAGGAAAGCGTGGTCCGCGACCTGATTCCGGATCTGGTCCAGCGAGGCGCGGAAGGGATTATCGAGTATTCCTTGAACAAGGTGATCTAGGACCGTTTCTCCGCTGACGGCGGAATCCCGGAGTGAATCATTGTGAAGAAACGGCGTGCGTCCTTTCAGAGTCCATCGCCGCGACGGAGAGAGTCGCTGTCGTGGACCTGGACGTACGCTTTTTTTGCGTTTTGCTTGAGCTTGTTGCTCTCGGGCTGCGCTGGAAATATGGCTTCCGGTCCTTCCGGGAGTGAAGAGCTTGGGGGGCTCAGCCCCCGCGAAGTCCAGGTTCGCTTGGACCTGGCTGACGCCTATCTGCGTAACGACGAGCCCCGGATGAGTCTGCGGGAGCTACTGCGGATACAGCGGGCTGCCTCGGGCTTTCCCCGCTACCAGTTCACCCTGGGCTACACCCAATTCATGCTGGGAAATTGGCCCGCCGCGGTGGAGGCCCTGGAGCGGACCGTGGCCCTGGATCCCGGCCATGCAGAGGGCTGGAACAATCTGGGCTTGGCGCATCTTGCCCTGGAAGACTTCACGGAGGCGGAGTTCGCCTTTCGTCGCGCACTTGAAATACCCACCTACCAGACTCCGGAAATTGCGGCTCTAAACTTGGCGTTGCTGCATCTGGAACGTGACGATCCAGTGGCGGCCAGACAGTACGCCGACAGGGCCATGGCACTGAACTGGCGCTTTGGTCGAGCCTATCTTCTGGCCGCGGAGATCGAGGTGGGGCAAGGGAGCTTGGAAGCGGCCGTCGACCTCTTGCGGCGGGGCGTTGAAGCGGATACGGCCAATGTCCGTGTGGTCCTGACCCTGGCTGAATATCTGCTGCTCGCCGGACGGGACCAGGAAGCCGAAAAATGGCTGCTGCTGGTGATCGAGGCTGCTCCGGACGGTCCGGAAGCGAAAACGGCCGAAGGCTACCTGCTGTCCCTGGGAAGGGTGGTTGAGCACGAATTTGAAGAAGGCGACGGCCAAGAGAGGCGAGGCTTGGAAAAAGCCGACTCGGCGACGGAATTGACGACGCCTCCAGCGCCCGCCCCAAGCTCACCTTCAACT
Protein-coding regions in this window:
- the hisI gene encoding phosphoribosyl-AMP cyclohydrolase, which translates into the protein MKPDFAKCDGLVPTIVQDVASLEVLMLAYMNEEAWEQTLATGEAHFYSRSRKKLWHKGGTSGHVQKVRSVRIDCDADTILLLVEQVGGAACHEGYRTCFYRAKEEGAWTTCAPLIFDPKEVYK
- the hisG gene encoding ATP phosphoribosyltransferase, which encodes MTTPNDQLKLGIPKGSLQDATISLFARSGWKIHLHSRNYFPEINDPAINCSICRAQEMARYVEAGTLDAGLTGKDWVMEYESDVHVVSDLVYSKVSSRPARWILAVAGDSPYRRPEDLAGKKISTELVNFTKRYFQGAGIPVEVEFSWGATEAKVVEGLADAIVEVTETGSTIKAHGLRIIAEMMQTNTQLIANKVAWANPVKRAKIEQIDMLLKGALRAEKLVGLKMNVPQARVDDIMSVLPSLTSPTVAHLLNSDWLSVEIVVEESVVRDLIPDLVQRGAEGIIEYSLNKVI
- a CDS encoding SPOR domain-containing protein, giving the protein MASGPSGSEELGGLSPREVQVRLDLADAYLRNDEPRMSLRELLRIQRAASGFPRYQFTLGYTQFMLGNWPAAVEALERTVALDPGHAEGWNNLGLAHLALEDFTEAEFAFRRALEIPTYQTPEIAALNLALLHLERDDPVAARQYADRAMALNWRFGRAYLLAAEIEVGQGSLEAAVDLLRRGVEADTANVRVVLTLAEYLLLAGRDQEAEKWLLLVIEAAPDGPEAKTAEGYLLSLGRVVEHEFEEGDGQERRGLEKADSATELTTPPAPAPSSPSTLATSSAISSETLADSMYIVQVGGFLDQRRAKALRDDYVAKGYPAGTVEVTHAGRQWVLVYIDAFRDLDAAQRRAREFLSLENVDTEITRVGMGRYLPLDSP